In Acipenser ruthenus chromosome 44, fAciRut3.2 maternal haplotype, whole genome shotgun sequence, the genomic stretch cagggcaggactgcagttcccagtcggCCGTGTCCACAGGCTGctgcggaagggaaactatgcTCAGCGTGTCGGCGCTGGAGCCCCGGTCTATCTGGCCGCtgtgctcgagtacctgactgctgaaatcctggagctggccgggaacgccgcccgggacaacaagaaaaccagaatcatcccgcgtcacctgcagctcgctgtccgcaacgacgaggagctcaacaagctgatgggaggcgtcaccatcgctcagggcggagtgctgcccaacatccaggccgtgctgctgcccaagaaaaccgagaagccagCCAAGAAGTAAATCACTCGGACGCCGCTTTTAAGATCTTATAAAaccccaaaggctcttttaagagccacccactttTTTCTATAAAAGCGCATTGAATCCGTTTCTGTTTACTGTGAATAATACCAAATAGTGAAAATTGAAGCAATAAATAGTGTGCGTGTCAGTGCAGCGTTACCACGTCTCTCTAG encodes the following:
- the LOC117398934 gene encoding histone H2A-like, which translates into the protein MSGRGKTGGKARAKAKTRSSRAGLQFPVGRVHRLLRKGNYAQRVGAGAPVYLAAVLEYLTAEILELAGNAARDNKKTRIIPRHLQLAVRNDEELNKLMGGVTIAQGGVLPNIQAVLLPKKTEKPAKK